The Bacteroidota bacterium genome includes a window with the following:
- a CDS encoding cysteine--tRNA ligase, which yields MSGQKLFIHNTLTRKKELFVPLNPPYVGMYVCGPTLYSDVHIGNCRTFTSFDIIYRYLTHIGYNVRYVRNITDVGHLEDENAGEGEDRIAKQARLKKLEPMEIVQRYAFGFREVMNLLNLVPPSIEPTASGHIIEQIEMTEKIIEQGFAYVKDGTVWFDVEKFAKKNNYGILSGRTPEDQQSNTRELDGQDEKRGRLDFALWKKAKPEHIMRWNSPWGEGFPGWHIECSAMSRKYLGETFDIHGGGMDLIPTHHTNEIAQSVGCCGEAPVKYWIHTNMLTINGQKMSRSLGNVFLPVELFTGMKLAADSKSATPSQAKLDGKHPLFDKGYSPMTVRFAMMQTHYSSTLDFSNDSLQASEKGFRKLMEAVRLLDKLKTSATSSFDVKEFRKRCYDAMNDDFNTPVLLAQLFDAARIINSVNDARPHDAAGRGKETLTAGDLGELKKTIHDFVYDVLGLKDDVMENSGNAADGLMQLIIRLRADARTKKDFATSDVIRDELAKLNIVLKDGKDGTDWEMKS from the coding sequence ATGTCCGGCCAAAAACTTTTCATACACAACACACTCACGCGGAAAAAAGAATTATTCGTTCCGCTTAATCCTCCCTACGTGGGCATGTACGTGTGCGGGCCTACGCTCTACAGCGATGTTCACATTGGAAATTGCAGAACGTTCACTTCATTCGATATCATTTACCGTTACCTCACACACATCGGGTACAACGTGCGCTACGTGCGCAACATTACGGATGTGGGCCATCTCGAAGATGAAAATGCAGGTGAAGGCGAAGACCGTATTGCAAAACAAGCGCGACTGAAAAAACTGGAGCCAATGGAAATTGTGCAGCGTTATGCTTTTGGTTTTCGTGAAGTGATGAATCTGCTCAATCTTGTTCCGCCTTCTATTGAGCCAACAGCATCCGGCCACATCATCGAGCAGATCGAGATGACGGAAAAAATAATTGAGCAGGGATTCGCTTACGTGAAAGACGGAACCGTTTGGTTTGATGTGGAAAAATTCGCGAAGAAAAATAATTATGGAATTCTTTCGGGGAGAACGCCCGAAGATCAGCAGAGTAATACGCGCGAACTCGACGGGCAGGATGAAAAACGCGGGCGACTCGATTTTGCATTATGGAAAAAAGCAAAACCGGAACACATCATGCGGTGGAATTCTCCGTGGGGAGAAGGTTTCCCGGGATGGCACATCGAGTGTTCGGCAATGAGCAGAAAATATCTCGGTGAAACTTTTGACATTCACGGTGGAGGAATGGATCTCATTCCCACGCATCATACGAATGAAATTGCGCAGAGCGTAGGATGTTGTGGTGAAGCTCCTGTGAAATACTGGATTCACACGAACATGCTTACCATTAACGGACAAAAAATGTCGCGCTCGCTTGGAAATGTTTTTCTTCCGGTAGAATTATTTACGGGAATGAAACTCGCTGCCGATTCGAAAAGCGCAACTCCATCGCAGGCAAAACTCGATGGAAAACATCCGTTGTTCGATAAAGGTTATTCGCCGATGACCGTTCGTTTTGCAATGATGCAAACGCATTATTCCAGCACGCTCGATTTTTCGAACGATTCATTACAAGCATCAGAAAAAGGGTTTCGCAAATTAATGGAAGCGGTTCGTCTTCTCGACAAACTCAAAACTTCTGCCACTTCTTCTTTTGACGTGAAAGAATTCAGAAAGCGATGCTACGATGCAATGAATGATGATTTCAATACACCTGTTCTTCTTGCGCAGTTGTTCGATGCGGCGCGCATTATCAATTCGGTGAATGATGCCCGCCCGCACGATGCGGCCGGACGGGGAAAAGAAACTTTAACTGCAGGTGATCTCGGTGAATTGAAAAAAACAATACATGATTTTGTTTACGATGTACTCGGGTTGAAAGATGACGTGATGGAAAATTCCGGAAATGCTGCTGACGGTTTGATGCAACTCATCATTCGCCTGCGTGCCGATGCGCGCACGAAAAAAGATTTTGCAACGAGTGATGTGATCCGCGATGAACTTGCAAAACTGAATATCGTGTTAAAAGATGGTAAGGACGGAACTGACTGGGAAATGAAATCGTAA
- a CDS encoding M28 family peptidase — MKFFFVLAFVFTLAISSCSSGNPGDHKNDSAVTTPKKPRVKGPAFSSDSAFAFVQKQVDFGPRIPGTPAHDACAQFFIDKLKSYGYPATTQESSGSSYDGRNFTIKNIFVQYKPERKERILLLAHWDTRPYADLDEDTAFRKKPFDGADDGGSSAAVLLEMAKIVNEKDPGIGVDFLFSDAEDLGDNGGDAKTWCIGTQYWAQHTPPGYTAGFAILLDMVGGKMPLFPREGTSVFFAPDIVNKVWMAAAALGYGGIFTNDVTGETTDDHLYINQITRIPCIDIVHYNPVTHDYPEWHHKHTDNMSNIDKNTLGIVGNVLVDVIYNENVK; from the coding sequence GTGAAATTTTTTTTCGTTTTAGCTTTCGTTTTCACTCTGGCAATTTCCTCCTGCTCTTCCGGAAATCCAGGCGATCATAAGAATGATTCTGCTGTTACCACTCCGAAAAAACCCAGAGTGAAAGGCCCTGCATTCTCTTCCGACTCGGCATTTGCATTCGTACAAAAGCAAGTTGATTTCGGCCCGCGTATTCCGGGCACACCTGCGCACGACGCATGCGCACAGTTTTTCATTGACAAACTGAAGAGTTACGGTTATCCTGCAACCACGCAGGAATCTTCCGGATCATCTTACGACGGAAGAAATTTCACGATCAAAAATATTTTCGTGCAATACAAACCGGAACGCAAAGAAAGAATTCTCCTGCTCGCGCACTGGGACACGCGCCCGTACGCAGATCTCGACGAGGACACTGCATTCCGGAAAAAACCTTTTGACGGAGCTGATGATGGAGGAAGCAGCGCAGCAGTTCTGCTCGAGATGGCGAAAATTGTCAATGAAAAAGATCCGGGCATCGGTGTCGATTTTCTTTTTTCCGATGCTGAAGATCTCGGTGATAACGGCGGCGATGCAAAAACATGGTGCATAGGAACGCAGTATTGGGCGCAGCATACTCCACCGGGATACACAGCGGGATTTGCAATTCTCCTGGATATGGTGGGAGGAAAAATGCCGCTCTTTCCGCGTGAAGGAACTTCTGTTTTTTTCGCGCCCGACATTGTGAACAAAGTGTGGATGGCTGCAGCGGCACTCGGGTACGGAGGAATTTTTACCAATGATGTGACGGGCGAAACAACTGACGATCATCTTTACATCAACCAGATCACGCGCATTCCCTGCATTGATATCGTGCATTACAATCCCGTTACGCACGACTACCCGGAGTGGCATCACAAGCACACCGACAATATGAGCAACATCGATAAGAACACACTGGGAATTGTGGGCAATGTGCTGGTGGACGTGATCTACAACGAGAATGTGAAGTAG